A portion of the Oncorhynchus gorbuscha isolate QuinsamMale2020 ecotype Even-year linkage group LG19, OgorEven_v1.0, whole genome shotgun sequence genome contains these proteins:
- the LOC124006290 gene encoding uncharacterized protein LOC124006290: protein MEPTGSTLDMQMKSVERSTVFLRQEHLTLLHGLHLEILSLQKRCTELTSELNVKPPGKSELDLAEEEEQLEARCLEVEDRLAEQQCTLGELRKELIHKGALVGALRANLKDKERRFLDELKSRSHRSTVLNTELQKQTEAAAYLSFQLHAARQKLHHQRLQQRQQALRENRENRDHYGKPPGLQYSQAAEWDTATFSPFSPQSPSGFSNASNASSAIASPVVKPKRRGSRATSGHQLRAERARECVPQEKVMGPAEPTAMPDPALFLHPHRRHHRSRARHSHSPAHRQPPLVGERGEEEGGGEGPMEPQDGAPPRMAATATAPTAGWSDQG, encoded by the exons ATGGAACCTACAGGCTCCACCTTGGACATGCAGATGAAGAGTGTTGAGAGGAGTACAGTGTTTCTCAGACAGGAACATCTCACCCTACTGCATGGCCTACACCTGGAGATCCTGTCCTTGCAGAAACGATGCACCG AGTTGACATCTGAGCTGAATGTGAAGCCTCCAGGCAAGAGTGAACTGG ACCTggcggaggaggaagagcagctggaGGCCCGCTGTCTGGAGGTCGAAGATCGCCTGGCCGAGCAGCAGTGCACCCTGGGAGAGCTGCGTAAAGAGCTGATTCACAAGGGGGCGCTGGTAGGCGCGCTGCGGGCTAACCTCAAGGACAAGGAGCGCCGCTTCCTGGACGAGCTGAAGAGCCGCAGCCACCGCTCCACGGTGCTCAACACAGAGCTGCAGAAGCAGACCGAGGCGGCAGCCTACCTCTCCTTCCAGCTGCACGCCGCCCGCCAGAAACTGCACCACCAGAGACTGCAGCAGAGGCAGCAGGCCCtcagggagaacagggagaatAGGGATCATTATGGGAAACCCCCTGGGCTCCAGTACAGCCAAGCAGCTGAGTGGGACACCGCCACCTTTTCTCCATTTTCTCCTCAGTCGCCCTCCGGTTTCTCCAATGCCTCCAACGCCAGCTCCGCCATAGCCTCCCCTGTGGTAAAGCCTAAACGCAGGGGCAGCAGGGCCACATCAGGGCACCAGCTCCGGGCGGAGAGGGCCAGGGAGTGTGTCCCCCAGGAGAAGGTGATGGGTCCCGCAGAGCCCACCGCCATGCCTGACCCAGCGCTGTTCCTCCACCCTCACCGCAGACACCACAGGTCCAGGGCCAGGCATTCCCACTCCCCGGCCCACAGACAGCCTCCTCTggtgggggaaagaggggaggaggaggggggtggagaggggccAATGGAGCCCCAGGATGGAGCTCCTCCTAGAATGGCAGCCACGGCCACAGCGCCAACTGCTGGCTGGTCAGATCAAGGCTGA